One stretch of Saccharopolyspora erythraea DNA includes these proteins:
- a CDS encoding helix-turn-helix domain-containing protein — MASTDDDLDIGPILREARLSVGISLERMARATHYAKSTLGHVETGRRTATAGIIEAYERTIEQEGGEVFRRDITHPGLIKLKGAKIALLTKAIREGDPDIIAKAPTAHATDLAIVHKADPDAFANLRRWMVEGKTATLRTNALSILAKTPGQENARAVIEVLETDEKVRHLCISSEVSRLLQLDWATSRRVARDLPSCPQPRKLAKKLAREVVDPHDSESRWCGAHMLGKLAPVLGR; from the coding sequence ATGGCGTCTACAGATGACGACCTTGACATAGGGCCAATCCTGCGTGAAGCCAGGCTAAGCGTGGGGATCAGCCTTGAACGGATGGCGCGAGCCACCCACTACGCGAAGTCGACGCTGGGGCACGTCGAGACTGGACGGCGTACCGCTACTGCGGGGATCATCGAAGCCTACGAACGCACCATCGAGCAGGAAGGGGGCGAGGTGTTCCGCCGCGACATCACACACCCCGGGCTGATCAAGCTCAAGGGCGCGAAGATCGCGCTGTTGACCAAAGCCATCCGAGAAGGTGATCCCGACATCATCGCCAAGGCTCCCACAGCCCACGCGACGGACCTCGCGATCGTGCACAAGGCGGACCCCGACGCGTTCGCGAACCTCCGACGCTGGATGGTGGAAGGCAAGACGGCGACGCTGCGCACGAACGCGCTCTCGATCCTGGCGAAGACACCCGGGCAGGAGAACGCACGCGCCGTGATCGAGGTGCTGGAGACGGACGAGAAGGTACGGCACCTCTGCATCTCGTCTGAGGTTTCGCGGCTGCTCCAGCTCGATTGGGCGACGTCGAGGCGGGTCGCCCGCGACCTCCCGTCGTGCCCTCAACCTCGTAAGCTCGCGAAGAAGCTTGCGCGGGAGGTGGTCGACCCCCACGACTCCGAGTCCCGTTGGTGCGGTGCACACATGCTCGGTAAGCTCGCGCCAGTGCTCGGACGGTAG
- a CDS encoding DUF2637 domain-containing protein has protein sequence MYRKLASVAVAVPAVIAAVVSFEHVRELAEFAGEEWRAWLLPLSADGLVIASSIAALTARQAGRKVHPMTVLNLVVGLLVSVAANILTPFLEDLTPLAVDVLSASVAAWPAVALALAFEELLRLRASASAEPETAEPEAEPVSEVPAEPEPEPEPVAEVPEPVAEVPEPAEAPAERKPKPNSAREEAMALVRLDPSISGAALGARFGRTDRWGRLIKTAVAEEAVTQIG, from the coding sequence ATGTACCGGAAGTTGGCTTCCGTCGCGGTCGCAGTCCCCGCCGTGATCGCCGCCGTGGTGAGCTTCGAGCACGTACGCGAGCTGGCGGAGTTCGCCGGCGAGGAGTGGCGAGCGTGGCTGCTCCCCCTGTCTGCGGATGGCCTGGTCATCGCGTCCAGCATTGCCGCTCTGACGGCCCGTCAGGCAGGCCGGAAAGTCCACCCTATGACGGTCCTCAACCTGGTGGTCGGCCTGCTGGTGAGCGTGGCCGCGAATATTCTCACCCCCTTCTTGGAGGACTTGACCCCGCTCGCGGTCGACGTCCTGTCCGCGTCCGTGGCCGCGTGGCCCGCCGTGGCGCTGGCGCTGGCCTTCGAGGAGCTCCTCCGGCTCCGGGCTTCCGCGAGTGCGGAACCGGAAACGGCGGAACCGGAAGCGGAACCCGTGTCGGAAGTTCCGGCGGAACCCGAGCCCGAGCCGGAACCCGTGGCGGAAGTTCCGGAACCCGTGGCGGAAGTTCCGGAGCCCGCGGAAGCTCCGGCGGAGCGGAAGCCGAAGCCGAACAGCGCTCGCGAGGAGGCAATGGCCCTGGTTCGCTTGGACCCCTCGATCTCCGGCGCGGCTCTTGGTGCCCGCTTCGGCCGAACGGACCGGTGGGGTCGCCTGATCAAGACCGCGGTGGCGGAAGAGGCGGTTACTCAAATCGGGTGA